In Scylla paramamosain isolate STU-SP2022 chromosome 1, ASM3559412v1, whole genome shotgun sequence, one DNA window encodes the following:
- the LOC135099880 gene encoding cathepsin L-like isoform X11 codes for MKVLVAFCVAVSCLASAQLLRPDKMRLGVYNPDTKHYEQQALGQDTHDQQPHRPALLGQDGHDQQPHGQVLLGGDGHEQALLGGDDHDQKPHGQALLGGDGHDQRPHGQAQLGGDGHDQRPHGQAQLGGDGHDQRPHGQPLLGQDGHDQRAHGKPLLGQDGHDQRPHGKPLLGQDGHDQRAHGKRPLGQDGHDQRPHGKHLLGQDGHDQQPHKQKPHKHNKHKAKKVLGGDNHDRRAHKKLFGQGNHDYKKHGKVLGGDDHDIGHMGMFKSFMKQHNKSYKNKAEFKRRFKIFHQNMKKVHILQQNERGTAKYGATKFADLSEHEFRKMLGFQPHMKPATSSMEPAVIPEDLEAPVSFDWRQHGVVTPVKNQGMCGSCWAFSTTGNVEGQWAIKHKQLYSLSEQELVDCDATDDGCNGGLPENAYEAISKLGGLELEDDYPYDGEDEQCHFNRSLAKVTVNGSVELPANEVAMAKWLTKNGPISIGINANALQFYVGGVSHPLKFLCNPESLDHGMLIVGYGVHTTKYLHRKQPFWIVKNSWGEDWGEQGYYRVYRGDGTCGVDQMATSAIVP; via the exons ATGAAGGTCCTCGTTGCCTTCTGCGTGGCGGTGTCATGTCTGGCCTCCGCGCAATTGCTTCGACCGGATAAAATG AGACTTGGAGTTTATAATCCAGACACCAAACATTATGAACAG cAGGCTCTGGGCCAAGATACCCATGATCAGCAGCCACATAGACCT GCACTGTTGGGCCAAGATGGACATGACCAGCAGCCACATGGACAG GTACtgcttggtggggatggacaTGAACAG GCACTGCTTGGTGGTGATGACCATGACCAGAAGCCACATGGACAG GCACTGTTAGGTGGGGATGGGCATGACCAGAGGCCACATGGACAG GCACAGCTCGGTGGAGATGGGCATGACCAGAGGCCACATGGACAG GCACAACTTGGTGGGGATGGACATGATCAGAGGCCACATGGACAG CCACTGCTGGGTCAAGATGGACATGACCAGAGGGCTCATGGAAAG CCTTTGCTGGGGCAGGATGGACATGACCAGAGGCCTCATGGAAAG CCTCTGCTGGGTCAAGATGGACATGACCAGAGGGCTCATGGAAAG AGACCTCTTGGACAGGATGGACATGACCAGAGGCCTCATGGAAAG CACCTCCTTGGCCAAGATGGACATGACCAGCAGCCACACAAGCAG AAGCCCCACAAGCATAACAAGCACAAAGCTAAAAAG GTGCTGGGAGGTGACAATCATGATCGCAGAGCTCACAAGAAG CTTTTTGGGCAAGGGAACCATGACTACAAGAAACATGGCAAG GTCCTAGGTGGGGATGACCATGACATTGGACACATGGGAATGTTCAAGTCTTTCATGAAGCAGCACAACAAATCATATAAGAACAAAGCAGAATTCAAGAGGAGGTTCAAGATCTTTCACCAGAACATGAAGAAAGTGCACATCTTGCAGCAGAATGAACGAGGCACTGCCAAGTATGGGGCAACAAAATTTGCTGATCTTTCAG AGCATGAGTTCCGAAAGATGCTGGGCTTCCAACCTCACATGAAGCCTGCTACATCCTCCATGGAACCTGCTGTTATCCCAGAAGACTTGGAGGCACCAGTCAGCTTTGATTGGAGGCAGCATGGTGTTGTCACACCTGTTAAGAACCAA GGAATGTGTGGCTCATGTTGGGCTTTCTCTACTACTGGCAATGTTGAGGGTCAGTGGGCCATCAAGCACAAGCAACTGTATTCCCTTTCTGAACAAG AACTGGTTGACTGTGATGCAACAGATGATGGTTGTAATGGAGGTCTGCCTGAAAATGCTTATGAGGCCATATCGAAGTTGGGTGGCCTAGAGTTGGAAGATGACTACCCATATGATGGGGAAGATGAACAGTGCCACTTTAACAGGTCTCTT GCCAAGGTGACAGTCAATGGATCTGTGGAGCTGCCAGCTAATGAAGTGGCCATGGCCAAATGGCTCACCAAAAATGGACCCATTTCTATTGGAATCAATGCCAATGCCCTCCAG TTCTATGTGGGAGGAGTGTCTCATCCACTGAAGTTCCTGTGTAACCCCGAGAGTTTGGACCATGGTATGCTTATTGTAGGCTACGGAGTCCACA CCACCAAATACCTGCACAGAAAACAACCCTTCTGGATTGTCAAGAACTCATGGGGGGAAGACTGGGGGGAGCAG GGTTACTACCGTGTGTATCGTGGTGATGGGACTTGCGGTGTGGACCAGATGGCCACCAGTGCCATTGTGCCCTAA
- the LOC135099880 gene encoding cathepsin L-like isoform X2 produces the protein MKVLVAFCVAVSCLASAQLLRPDKMRLGVYNPDTKHYEQQALGQDTHDQQPHRPALLGQDGHDQQPHGQVLLGGDGHEQALLGGDDHDQKPHGQALLGGDGHDQRPHGQAQLGGDGHDQRPHGQAQLGGDGHDQRPHGQPLLGQDGHDQRAHGKPLLGQDGHDQRPHGKPLLGQDGHDQRAHGKRPLGQDGHDQRPHGKRPLGQDGHDQRPHGKHLLGQDGHDQQPHKQKPHKHNKHKAKKVLGGDNHDRRAHKKLFGQGNHDYKKHGKVLGGDDHDIGHMGMFKSFMKQHNKSYKNKAEFKRRFKIFHQNMKKVHILQQNERGTAKYGATKFADLSEHEFRKMLGFQPHMKPATSSMEPAVIPEDLEAPVSFDWRQHGVVTPVKNQGMCGSCWAFSTTGNVEGQWAIKHKQLYSLSEQELVDCDATDDGCNGGLPENAYEAISKLGGLELEDDYPYDGEDEQCHFNRSLAKVTVNGSVELPANEVAMAKWLTKNGPISIGINANALQFYVGGVSHPLKFLCNPESLDHGMLIVGYGVHTYPVFKKILPFWIIKNSWGQDWGEQGYYRVYRGDGTCGVDQMATSAIVP, from the exons ATGAAGGTCCTCGTTGCCTTCTGCGTGGCGGTGTCATGTCTGGCCTCCGCGCAATTGCTTCGACCGGATAAAATG AGACTTGGAGTTTATAATCCAGACACCAAACATTATGAACAG cAGGCTCTGGGCCAAGATACCCATGATCAGCAGCCACATAGACCT GCACTGTTGGGCCAAGATGGACATGACCAGCAGCCACATGGACAG GTACtgcttggtggggatggacaTGAACAG GCACTGCTTGGTGGTGATGACCATGACCAGAAGCCACATGGACAG GCACTGTTAGGTGGGGATGGGCATGACCAGAGGCCACATGGACAG GCACAGCTCGGTGGAGATGGGCATGACCAGAGGCCACATGGACAG GCACAACTTGGTGGGGATGGACATGATCAGAGGCCACATGGACAG CCACTGCTGGGTCAAGATGGACATGACCAGAGGGCTCATGGAAAG CCTTTGCTGGGGCAGGATGGACATGACCAGAGGCCTCATGGAAAG CCTCTGCTGGGTCAAGATGGACATGACCAGAGGGCTCATGGAAAG AGACCTCTTGGACAGGATGGACATGACCAGAGGCCTCATGGAAAG AGACCCCTTGGACAGGATGGACATGACCAGAGGCCTCATGGAAAG CACCTCCTTGGCCAAGATGGACATGACCAGCAGCCACACAAGCAG AAGCCCCACAAGCATAACAAGCACAAAGCTAAAAAG GTGCTGGGAGGTGACAATCATGATCGCAGAGCTCACAAGAAG CTTTTTGGGCAAGGGAACCATGACTACAAGAAACATGGCAAG GTCCTAGGTGGGGATGACCATGACATTGGACACATGGGAATGTTCAAGTCTTTCATGAAGCAGCACAACAAATCATATAAGAACAAAGCAGAATTCAAGAGGAGGTTCAAGATCTTTCACCAGAACATGAAGAAAGTGCACATCTTGCAGCAGAATGAACGAGGCACTGCCAAGTATGGGGCAACAAAATTTGCTGATCTTTCAG AGCATGAGTTCCGAAAGATGCTGGGCTTCCAACCTCACATGAAGCCTGCTACATCCTCCATGGAACCTGCTGTTATCCCAGAAGACTTGGAGGCACCAGTCAGCTTTGATTGGAGGCAGCATGGTGTTGTCACACCTGTTAAGAACCAA GGAATGTGTGGCTCATGTTGGGCTTTCTCTACTACTGGCAATGTTGAGGGTCAGTGGGCCATCAAGCACAAGCAACTGTATTCCCTTTCTGAACAAG AACTGGTTGACTGTGATGCAACAGATGATGGTTGTAATGGAGGTCTGCCTGAAAATGCTTATGAGGCCATATCGAAGTTGGGTGGCCTAGAGTTGGAAGATGACTACCCATATGATGGGGAAGATGAACAGTGCCACTTTAACAGGTCTCTT GCCAAGGTGACAGTCAATGGATCTGTGGAGCTGCCAGCTAATGAAGTGGCCATGGCCAAATGGCTCACCAAAAATGGACCCATTTCTATTGGAATCAATGCCAATGCCCTCCAG TTCTATGTGGGAGGAGTGTCTCATCCACTGAAGTTCCTGTGTAACCCCGAGAGTTTGGACCATGGTATGCTTATTGTAGGCTACGGAGTCCACA CATATCCAGTATTCAAGAAGATACTGCCTTTTTGGATCATTAAGAACTCATGGGGACAGGACTGGGGTGAGCAG GGTTACTACCGTGTGTATCGTGGTGATGGGACTTGCGGTGTGGACCAGATGGCCACCAGTGCCATTGTGCCCTAA
- the LOC135099880 gene encoding cathepsin L-like isoform X18, translating to MKVLVAFCVAVSCLASAQLLRPDKMRLGVYNPDTKHYEQQALGQDTHDQQPHRPALLGQDGHDQQPHGQVLLGGDGHEQALLGGDDHDQKPHGQALLGGDGHDQRPHGQAQLGGDGHDQRPHGQAQLGGDGHDQRPHGQPLLGQDGHDQRAHGKPLLGQDGHDQRPHGKPLLGQDGHDQRAHGKRPLGQDGHDQRPHGKHLLGQDGHDQQPHKQVLGGDNHDRRAHKKLFGQGNHDYKKHGKVLGGDDHDIGHMGMFKSFMKQHNKSYKNKAEFKRRFKIFHQNMKKVHILQQNERGTAKYGATKFADLSEHEFRKMLGFQPHMKPATSSMEPAVIPEDLEAPVSFDWRQHGVVTPVKNQGMCGSCWAFSTTGNVEGQWAIKHKQLYSLSEQELVDCDATDDGCNGGLPENAYEAISKLGGLELEDDYPYDGEDEQCHFNRSLAKVTVNGSVELPANEVAMAKWLTKNGPISIGINANALQFYVGGVSHPLKFLCNPESLDHGMLIVGYGVHTTKYLHRKQPFWIVKNSWGEDWGEQGYYRVYRGDGTCGVDQMATSAIVP from the exons ATGAAGGTCCTCGTTGCCTTCTGCGTGGCGGTGTCATGTCTGGCCTCCGCGCAATTGCTTCGACCGGATAAAATG AGACTTGGAGTTTATAATCCAGACACCAAACATTATGAACAG cAGGCTCTGGGCCAAGATACCCATGATCAGCAGCCACATAGACCT GCACTGTTGGGCCAAGATGGACATGACCAGCAGCCACATGGACAG GTACtgcttggtggggatggacaTGAACAG GCACTGCTTGGTGGTGATGACCATGACCAGAAGCCACATGGACAG GCACTGTTAGGTGGGGATGGGCATGACCAGAGGCCACATGGACAG GCACAGCTCGGTGGAGATGGGCATGACCAGAGGCCACATGGACAG GCACAACTTGGTGGGGATGGACATGATCAGAGGCCACATGGACAG CCACTGCTGGGTCAAGATGGACATGACCAGAGGGCTCATGGAAAG CCTTTGCTGGGGCAGGATGGACATGACCAGAGGCCTCATGGAAAG CCTCTGCTGGGTCAAGATGGACATGACCAGAGGGCTCATGGAAAG AGACCTCTTGGACAGGATGGACATGACCAGAGGCCTCATGGAAAG CACCTCCTTGGCCAAGATGGACATGACCAGCAGCCACACAAGCAG GTGCTGGGAGGTGACAATCATGATCGCAGAGCTCACAAGAAG CTTTTTGGGCAAGGGAACCATGACTACAAGAAACATGGCAAG GTCCTAGGTGGGGATGACCATGACATTGGACACATGGGAATGTTCAAGTCTTTCATGAAGCAGCACAACAAATCATATAAGAACAAAGCAGAATTCAAGAGGAGGTTCAAGATCTTTCACCAGAACATGAAGAAAGTGCACATCTTGCAGCAGAATGAACGAGGCACTGCCAAGTATGGGGCAACAAAATTTGCTGATCTTTCAG AGCATGAGTTCCGAAAGATGCTGGGCTTCCAACCTCACATGAAGCCTGCTACATCCTCCATGGAACCTGCTGTTATCCCAGAAGACTTGGAGGCACCAGTCAGCTTTGATTGGAGGCAGCATGGTGTTGTCACACCTGTTAAGAACCAA GGAATGTGTGGCTCATGTTGGGCTTTCTCTACTACTGGCAATGTTGAGGGTCAGTGGGCCATCAAGCACAAGCAACTGTATTCCCTTTCTGAACAAG AACTGGTTGACTGTGATGCAACAGATGATGGTTGTAATGGAGGTCTGCCTGAAAATGCTTATGAGGCCATATCGAAGTTGGGTGGCCTAGAGTTGGAAGATGACTACCCATATGATGGGGAAGATGAACAGTGCCACTTTAACAGGTCTCTT GCCAAGGTGACAGTCAATGGATCTGTGGAGCTGCCAGCTAATGAAGTGGCCATGGCCAAATGGCTCACCAAAAATGGACCCATTTCTATTGGAATCAATGCCAATGCCCTCCAG TTCTATGTGGGAGGAGTGTCTCATCCACTGAAGTTCCTGTGTAACCCCGAGAGTTTGGACCATGGTATGCTTATTGTAGGCTACGGAGTCCACA CCACCAAATACCTGCACAGAAAACAACCCTTCTGGATTGTCAAGAACTCATGGGGGGAAGACTGGGGGGAGCAG GGTTACTACCGTGTGTATCGTGGTGATGGGACTTGCGGTGTGGACCAGATGGCCACCAGTGCCATTGTGCCCTAA
- the LOC135099880 gene encoding cathepsin L-like isoform X29: protein MKVLVAFCVAVSCLASAQLLRPDKMRLGVYNPDTKHYEQQALGQDTHDQQPHRPALLGQDGHDQQPHGQVLLGGDGHEQALLGGDDHDQKPHGQALLGGDGHDQRPHGQAQLGGDGHDQRPHGQAQLGGDGHDQRPHGQPLLGQDGHDQRPHGKRPLGQDGHDQRPHGKHLLGQDGHDQQPHKQKPHKHNKHKAKKVLGGDNHDRRAHKKLFGQGNHDYKKHGKVLGGDDHDIGHMGMFKSFMKQHNKSYKNKAEFKRRFKIFHQNMKKVHILQQNERGTAKYGATKFADLSEHEFRKMLGFQPHMKPATSSMEPAVIPEDLEAPVSFDWRQHGVVTPVKNQGMCGSCWAFSTTGNVEGQWAIKHKQLYSLSEQELVDCDATDDGCNGGLPENAYEAISKLGGLELEDDYPYDGEDEQCHFNRSLAKVTVNGSVELPANEVAMAKWLTKNGPISIGINANALQFYVGGVSHPLKFLCNPESLDHGMLIVGYGVHTTKYLHRKQPFWIVKNSWGEDWGEQGYYRVYRGDGTCGVDQMATSAIVP, encoded by the exons ATGAAGGTCCTCGTTGCCTTCTGCGTGGCGGTGTCATGTCTGGCCTCCGCGCAATTGCTTCGACCGGATAAAATG AGACTTGGAGTTTATAATCCAGACACCAAACATTATGAACAG cAGGCTCTGGGCCAAGATACCCATGATCAGCAGCCACATAGACCT GCACTGTTGGGCCAAGATGGACATGACCAGCAGCCACATGGACAG GTACtgcttggtggggatggacaTGAACAG GCACTGCTTGGTGGTGATGACCATGACCAGAAGCCACATGGACAG GCACTGTTAGGTGGGGATGGGCATGACCAGAGGCCACATGGACAG GCACAGCTCGGTGGAGATGGGCATGACCAGAGGCCACATGGACAG GCACAACTTGGTGGGGATGGACATGATCAGAGGCCACATGGACAG CCTTTGCTGGGGCAGGATGGACATGACCAGAGGCCTCATGGAAAG AGACCCCTTGGACAGGATGGACATGACCAGAGGCCTCATGGAAAG CACCTCCTTGGCCAAGATGGACATGACCAGCAGCCACACAAGCAG AAGCCCCACAAGCATAACAAGCACAAAGCTAAAAAG GTGCTGGGAGGTGACAATCATGATCGCAGAGCTCACAAGAAG CTTTTTGGGCAAGGGAACCATGACTACAAGAAACATGGCAAG GTCCTAGGTGGGGATGACCATGACATTGGACACATGGGAATGTTCAAGTCTTTCATGAAGCAGCACAACAAATCATATAAGAACAAAGCAGAATTCAAGAGGAGGTTCAAGATCTTTCACCAGAACATGAAGAAAGTGCACATCTTGCAGCAGAATGAACGAGGCACTGCCAAGTATGGGGCAACAAAATTTGCTGATCTTTCAG AGCATGAGTTCCGAAAGATGCTGGGCTTCCAACCTCACATGAAGCCTGCTACATCCTCCATGGAACCTGCTGTTATCCCAGAAGACTTGGAGGCACCAGTCAGCTTTGATTGGAGGCAGCATGGTGTTGTCACACCTGTTAAGAACCAA GGAATGTGTGGCTCATGTTGGGCTTTCTCTACTACTGGCAATGTTGAGGGTCAGTGGGCCATCAAGCACAAGCAACTGTATTCCCTTTCTGAACAAG AACTGGTTGACTGTGATGCAACAGATGATGGTTGTAATGGAGGTCTGCCTGAAAATGCTTATGAGGCCATATCGAAGTTGGGTGGCCTAGAGTTGGAAGATGACTACCCATATGATGGGGAAGATGAACAGTGCCACTTTAACAGGTCTCTT GCCAAGGTGACAGTCAATGGATCTGTGGAGCTGCCAGCTAATGAAGTGGCCATGGCCAAATGGCTCACCAAAAATGGACCCATTTCTATTGGAATCAATGCCAATGCCCTCCAG TTCTATGTGGGAGGAGTGTCTCATCCACTGAAGTTCCTGTGTAACCCCGAGAGTTTGGACCATGGTATGCTTATTGTAGGCTACGGAGTCCACA CCACCAAATACCTGCACAGAAAACAACCCTTCTGGATTGTCAAGAACTCATGGGGGGAAGACTGGGGGGAGCAG GGTTACTACCGTGTGTATCGTGGTGATGGGACTTGCGGTGTGGACCAGATGGCCACCAGTGCCATTGTGCCCTAA
- the LOC135099880 gene encoding cathepsin L-like isoform X17, protein MKVLVAFCVAVSCLASAQLLRPDKMALGQDTHDQQPHRPALLGQDGHDQQPHGQALLGGDDHDQKPHGQALLGGDGHDQRPHGQAQLGGDGHDQRPHGQAQLGGDGHDQRPHGQPLLGQDGHDQRAHGKPLLGQDGHDQRPHGKPLLGQDGHDQRAHGKRPLGQDGHDQRPHGKRPLGQDGHDQRPHGKHLLGQDGHDQQPHKQKPHKHNKHKAKKVLGGDNHDRRAHKKLFGQGNHDYKKHGKVLGGDDHDIGHMGMFKSFMKQHNKSYKNKAEFKRRFKIFHQNMKKVHILQQNERGTAKYGATKFADLSEHEFRKMLGFQPHMKPATSSMEPAVIPEDLEAPVSFDWRQHGVVTPVKNQGMCGSCWAFSTTGNVEGQWAIKHKQLYSLSEQELVDCDATDDGCNGGLPENAYEAISKLGGLELEDDYPYDGEDEQCHFNRSLAKVTVNGSVELPANEVAMAKWLTKNGPISIGINANALQFYVGGVSHPLKFLCNPESLDHGMLIVGYGVHTTKYLHRKQPFWIVKNSWGEDWGEQGYYRVYRGDGTCGVDQMATSAIVP, encoded by the exons ATGAAGGTCCTCGTTGCCTTCTGCGTGGCGGTGTCATGTCTGGCCTCCGCGCAATTGCTTCGACCGGATAAAATG GCTCTGGGCCAAGATACCCATGATCAGCAGCCACATAGACCT GCACTGTTGGGCCAAGATGGACATGACCAGCAGCCACATGGACAG GCACTGCTTGGTGGTGATGACCATGACCAGAAGCCACATGGACAG GCACTGTTAGGTGGGGATGGGCATGACCAGAGGCCACATGGACAG GCACAGCTCGGTGGAGATGGGCATGACCAGAGGCCACATGGACAG GCACAACTTGGTGGGGATGGACATGATCAGAGGCCACATGGACAG CCACTGCTGGGTCAAGATGGACATGACCAGAGGGCTCATGGAAAG CCTTTGCTGGGGCAGGATGGACATGACCAGAGGCCTCATGGAAAG CCTCTGCTGGGTCAAGATGGACATGACCAGAGGGCTCATGGAAAG AGACCTCTTGGACAGGATGGACATGACCAGAGGCCTCATGGAAAG AGACCCCTTGGACAGGATGGACATGACCAGAGGCCTCATGGAAAG CACCTCCTTGGCCAAGATGGACATGACCAGCAGCCACACAAGCAG AAGCCCCACAAGCATAACAAGCACAAAGCTAAAAAG GTGCTGGGAGGTGACAATCATGATCGCAGAGCTCACAAGAAG CTTTTTGGGCAAGGGAACCATGACTACAAGAAACATGGCAAG GTCCTAGGTGGGGATGACCATGACATTGGACACATGGGAATGTTCAAGTCTTTCATGAAGCAGCACAACAAATCATATAAGAACAAAGCAGAATTCAAGAGGAGGTTCAAGATCTTTCACCAGAACATGAAGAAAGTGCACATCTTGCAGCAGAATGAACGAGGCACTGCCAAGTATGGGGCAACAAAATTTGCTGATCTTTCAG AGCATGAGTTCCGAAAGATGCTGGGCTTCCAACCTCACATGAAGCCTGCTACATCCTCCATGGAACCTGCTGTTATCCCAGAAGACTTGGAGGCACCAGTCAGCTTTGATTGGAGGCAGCATGGTGTTGTCACACCTGTTAAGAACCAA GGAATGTGTGGCTCATGTTGGGCTTTCTCTACTACTGGCAATGTTGAGGGTCAGTGGGCCATCAAGCACAAGCAACTGTATTCCCTTTCTGAACAAG AACTGGTTGACTGTGATGCAACAGATGATGGTTGTAATGGAGGTCTGCCTGAAAATGCTTATGAGGCCATATCGAAGTTGGGTGGCCTAGAGTTGGAAGATGACTACCCATATGATGGGGAAGATGAACAGTGCCACTTTAACAGGTCTCTT GCCAAGGTGACAGTCAATGGATCTGTGGAGCTGCCAGCTAATGAAGTGGCCATGGCCAAATGGCTCACCAAAAATGGACCCATTTCTATTGGAATCAATGCCAATGCCCTCCAG TTCTATGTGGGAGGAGTGTCTCATCCACTGAAGTTCCTGTGTAACCCCGAGAGTTTGGACCATGGTATGCTTATTGTAGGCTACGGAGTCCACA CCACCAAATACCTGCACAGAAAACAACCCTTCTGGATTGTCAAGAACTCATGGGGGGAAGACTGGGGGGAGCAG GGTTACTACCGTGTGTATCGTGGTGATGGGACTTGCGGTGTGGACCAGATGGCCACCAGTGCCATTGTGCCCTAA
- the LOC135099880 gene encoding cathepsin L-like isoform X25 yields MKVLVAFCVAVSCLASAQLLRPDKMRLGVYNPDTKHYEQQALGQDTHDQQPHRPALLGQDGHDQQPHGQVLLGGDGHEQALLGGDDHDQKPHGQAQLGGDGHDQRPHGQAQLGGDGHDQRPHGQPLLGQDGHDQRPHGKPLLGQDGHDQRAHGKRPLGQDGHDQRPHGKRPLGQDGHDQRPHGKHLLGQDGHDQQPHKQKPHKHNKHKAKKVLGGDNHDRRAHKKLFGQGNHDYKKHGKVLGGDDHDIGHMGMFKSFMKQHNKSYKNKAEFKRRFKIFHQNMKKVHILQQNERGTAKYGATKFADLSEHEFRKMLGFQPHMKPATSSMEPAVIPEDLEAPVSFDWRQHGVVTPVKNQGMCGSCWAFSTTGNVEGQWAIKHKQLYSLSEQELVDCDATDDGCNGGLPENAYEAISKLGGLELEDDYPYDGEDEQCHFNRSLAKVTVNGSVELPANEVAMAKWLTKNGPISIGINANALQFYVGGVSHPLKFLCNPESLDHGMLIVGYGVHTTKYLHRKQPFWIVKNSWGEDWGEQGYYRVYRGDGTCGVDQMATSAIVP; encoded by the exons ATGAAGGTCCTCGTTGCCTTCTGCGTGGCGGTGTCATGTCTGGCCTCCGCGCAATTGCTTCGACCGGATAAAATG AGACTTGGAGTTTATAATCCAGACACCAAACATTATGAACAG cAGGCTCTGGGCCAAGATACCCATGATCAGCAGCCACATAGACCT GCACTGTTGGGCCAAGATGGACATGACCAGCAGCCACATGGACAG GTACtgcttggtggggatggacaTGAACAG GCACTGCTTGGTGGTGATGACCATGACCAGAAGCCACATGGACAG GCACAGCTCGGTGGAGATGGGCATGACCAGAGGCCACATGGACAG GCACAACTTGGTGGGGATGGACATGATCAGAGGCCACATGGACAG CCTTTGCTGGGGCAGGATGGACATGACCAGAGGCCTCATGGAAAG CCTCTGCTGGGTCAAGATGGACATGACCAGAGGGCTCATGGAAAG AGACCTCTTGGACAGGATGGACATGACCAGAGGCCTCATGGAAAG AGACCCCTTGGACAGGATGGACATGACCAGAGGCCTCATGGAAAG CACCTCCTTGGCCAAGATGGACATGACCAGCAGCCACACAAGCAG AAGCCCCACAAGCATAACAAGCACAAAGCTAAAAAG GTGCTGGGAGGTGACAATCATGATCGCAGAGCTCACAAGAAG CTTTTTGGGCAAGGGAACCATGACTACAAGAAACATGGCAAG GTCCTAGGTGGGGATGACCATGACATTGGACACATGGGAATGTTCAAGTCTTTCATGAAGCAGCACAACAAATCATATAAGAACAAAGCAGAATTCAAGAGGAGGTTCAAGATCTTTCACCAGAACATGAAGAAAGTGCACATCTTGCAGCAGAATGAACGAGGCACTGCCAAGTATGGGGCAACAAAATTTGCTGATCTTTCAG AGCATGAGTTCCGAAAGATGCTGGGCTTCCAACCTCACATGAAGCCTGCTACATCCTCCATGGAACCTGCTGTTATCCCAGAAGACTTGGAGGCACCAGTCAGCTTTGATTGGAGGCAGCATGGTGTTGTCACACCTGTTAAGAACCAA GGAATGTGTGGCTCATGTTGGGCTTTCTCTACTACTGGCAATGTTGAGGGTCAGTGGGCCATCAAGCACAAGCAACTGTATTCCCTTTCTGAACAAG AACTGGTTGACTGTGATGCAACAGATGATGGTTGTAATGGAGGTCTGCCTGAAAATGCTTATGAGGCCATATCGAAGTTGGGTGGCCTAGAGTTGGAAGATGACTACCCATATGATGGGGAAGATGAACAGTGCCACTTTAACAGGTCTCTT GCCAAGGTGACAGTCAATGGATCTGTGGAGCTGCCAGCTAATGAAGTGGCCATGGCCAAATGGCTCACCAAAAATGGACCCATTTCTATTGGAATCAATGCCAATGCCCTCCAG TTCTATGTGGGAGGAGTGTCTCATCCACTGAAGTTCCTGTGTAACCCCGAGAGTTTGGACCATGGTATGCTTATTGTAGGCTACGGAGTCCACA CCACCAAATACCTGCACAGAAAACAACCCTTCTGGATTGTCAAGAACTCATGGGGGGAAGACTGGGGGGAGCAG GGTTACTACCGTGTGTATCGTGGTGATGGGACTTGCGGTGTGGACCAGATGGCCACCAGTGCCATTGTGCCCTAA